A stretch of Pelagicoccus sp. SDUM812003 DNA encodes these proteins:
- a CDS encoding SPFH domain-containing protein → MTPLLFVVGLLLYGLIRCILSGFYTVKPNERAVITSFGRARRLKGDPQANGLSEEEAVRYNFPEVEVIKPGGPYFRWPWQKVYKVNISTQSMDITWDPSKDQPTIEAVTKDNLTTGVRGQIRYRVSENHLYAYLFGVESPLEHVMGYFVSILRERISNFVDPKSPSLLKMEVGGEELGNSVPEEAQEGVSINDLRKNLPLINKYMEEQCQTTAARYGIELDAALITEIDPPEEVDRALAAINSTRNQVAADISTAQADADQQITLSKRAVEIATNNAEAEVAPLKQLSETLSKIKQEGGSSGLEVYLRNMRVPLLGQAKKMYRSN, encoded by the coding sequence ATGACCCCATTGCTCTTTGTCGTCGGCCTGCTCCTCTACGGCCTGATTCGCTGCATCCTTTCAGGATTCTACACGGTTAAACCAAACGAACGGGCGGTCATCACCTCCTTTGGCAGAGCTCGCCGATTGAAAGGCGATCCTCAAGCGAACGGCTTGAGCGAAGAAGAAGCCGTTCGATACAATTTCCCCGAAGTCGAGGTGATCAAGCCTGGCGGCCCCTATTTTCGCTGGCCTTGGCAGAAGGTTTACAAGGTGAACATTTCGACGCAGTCCATGGACATCACCTGGGACCCTTCCAAGGATCAGCCTACGATCGAGGCGGTGACCAAGGACAACCTCACGACAGGCGTTCGAGGACAGATCCGGTATCGTGTATCAGAAAATCACTTATACGCGTACTTGTTCGGCGTGGAGAGTCCCCTCGAGCATGTGATGGGCTATTTCGTATCCATTTTGCGGGAACGCATTTCCAACTTCGTGGATCCCAAGAGTCCCAGCTTGCTGAAGATGGAGGTCGGCGGAGAGGAGCTGGGGAACAGCGTGCCGGAGGAGGCTCAGGAGGGCGTCTCGATCAACGATTTGAGAAAGAACCTCCCTTTGATCAACAAGTATATGGAGGAGCAATGCCAGACGACGGCGGCACGCTACGGGATCGAGCTCGACGCGGCGCTCATCACGGAAATCGATCCGCCTGAAGAAGTGGACCGGGCATTGGCGGCGATCAACAGCACCCGGAACCAAGTCGCGGCGGACATCTCGACCGCTCAGGCTGACGCAGATCAGCAAATCACGCTTTCCAAGCGAGCGGTGGAGATCGCCACCAACAATGCGGAAGCGGAGGTCGCCCCGCTCAAGCAGCTCAGCGAGACGCTGAGCAAGATCAAGCAGGAAGGCGGTTCTTCCGGATTGGAAGTCTACCTCAGGAACATGCGTGTCCCGCTCTTGGGGCAGGCTAAGAAGATGTATCGAAGCAACTAA